The following are encoded together in the Acidobacteriota bacterium genome:
- a CDS encoding VOC family protein codes for MRLAHTMLRVKDLDASLEFYSGFIGLRETRRKPIGDEATLVFLVDEAGDYALELTFNHGPQTYELGDQFGHLAFFADDLDAVIGEVESRGWWFRRSRAELSSRYIFVKDPDGYDVEILQQPKAES; via the coding sequence GAGTTAAAGATCTCGATGCGTCACTGGAGTTCTATTCGGGCTTCATCGGACTTCGTGAGACGAGACGGAAGCCGATCGGAGACGAGGCGACGCTGGTGTTCCTGGTCGACGAGGCGGGGGACTACGCGTTGGAGCTGACCTTCAACCACGGCCCGCAGACGTACGAGTTGGGCGATCAATTCGGTCATCTTGCGTTCTTTGCCGACGACCTCGATGCCGTCATCGGCGAGGTGGAGTCTCGGGGCTGGTGGTTCCGGCGCTCACGGGCCGAATTGTCGTCCCGCTACATCTTCGTCAAGGATCCCGACGGCTACGATGTGGAGATCCTCCAGCAGCCCAAGGCCGAATCGTGA
- the queF gene encoding preQ(1) synthase: MTAEPSRALETFANPSLGRDYTITFDCPEFTCVCPKTGQPDFAAFTIRYVPDNLCIELKSLKLYLWSYRNEGHFHEAVTNQILDDLVAACRPRQMTIDGNFNVRGGIGTTVKVDYRAP, translated from the coding sequence GTGACCGCCGAACCGAGTCGGGCGCTGGAGACCTTCGCCAATCCGTCCTTAGGGCGGGACTATACGATCACCTTCGATTGCCCGGAATTCACCTGCGTCTGCCCCAAAACAGGTCAGCCGGACTTCGCGGCTTTCACGATCCGCTACGTGCCGGATAATCTCTGTATCGAACTGAAATCCCTGAAGTTGTACCTGTGGTCGTACCGAAATGAGGGTCACTTCCACGAGGCGGTGACGAATCAGATCCTGGACGACCTCGTCGCGGCCTGCCGGCCTCGCCAGATGACGATTGACGGCAATTTCAACGTTCGGGGCGGAATCGGCACGACGGTGAAGGTGGATTACCGGGCTCCCTGA
- the infC gene encoding translation initiation factor IF-3 → MNEQIRLTPVRLINADGEQLGIVPLDEARRTAQDQGLDLVEVAADARPIVVRIMDWGKHRFEENKKAREARKKEARISVKQVKLRPNINEHDLQTKLGHARRFLADGDKVKVTIMFRGRDLRRPENGRKLLDRVVAILEDCAVIETAPGGIVNRDMVMVMGPRKV, encoded by the coding sequence ATCAACGAGCAGATCCGCCTAACCCCCGTCCGACTCATCAACGCCGATGGTGAACAGTTGGGGATCGTCCCGCTGGACGAAGCCCGTCGAACCGCCCAGGACCAGGGTCTCGACCTGGTGGAGGTCGCCGCAGACGCGCGCCCCATCGTCGTTCGAATCATGGACTGGGGCAAACACCGCTTCGAAGAGAATAAGAAGGCCAGGGAGGCGCGCAAGAAAGAGGCGCGTATCTCGGTCAAGCAGGTCAAACTGCGACCGAATATCAACGAGCACGATCTTCAGACCAAGCTCGGGCACGCCCGTCGATTCCTGGCGGATGGTGACAAGGTCAAGGTCACGATCATGTTTCGCGGCCGAGATCTTCGTCGACCGGAGAACGGGCGCAAGCTTCTCGATCGGGTTGTTGCGATCCTCGAGGACTGTGCCGTCATCGAGACCGCGCCGGGCGGAATCGTCAATCGTGACATGGTCATGGTGATGGGTCCGAGGAAGGTCTGA
- a CDS encoding CoA ester lyase, protein MLYVPASRTEKLDKMASLAADAFVIDLEDGVSASEKPAARQRLLDGWPFGLPPEKAWLRVNGDDDGLAADLELIARLRPSWVVLPKVEQVERVAHVCRHVADWETRVGLMIETATGVTRVRELAAVAPQVSALIVGSADLARSMGARPDEERQWEHVLLSEIVLAARTHDLLAIDSVYFHFRDETGLERHATLARRLGYDAKSCIHPDQLATIHRVFSPTPDERRWAERVAEEWVRQDGDRAGVVVVDGEMIEALHLELAREILSRAETGDGSE, encoded by the coding sequence CTGCTTTACGTTCCGGCCTCCCGCACCGAGAAGCTCGACAAGATGGCGAGCCTCGCCGCCGACGCGTTCGTCATCGATCTCGAAGACGGCGTCTCCGCTTCCGAAAAGCCCGCCGCTCGCCAACGACTCCTCGACGGCTGGCCGTTCGGTCTCCCACCAGAGAAGGCCTGGCTGCGGGTCAACGGCGACGACGACGGGTTGGCCGCCGATCTGGAGTTGATCGCCCGCCTTCGGCCGTCGTGGGTCGTCCTGCCGAAGGTCGAGCAGGTCGAGCGGGTCGCGCACGTCTGTCGTCACGTGGCGGATTGGGAAACCCGGGTCGGCCTGATGATCGAGACCGCGACCGGCGTGACGCGGGTCCGGGAACTGGCCGCGGTCGCACCTCAGGTCTCCGCCCTGATCGTCGGATCCGCCGATCTCGCCCGTTCGATGGGCGCGCGTCCGGATGAAGAACGCCAGTGGGAACACGTCCTCCTGTCGGAGATCGTTCTCGCGGCGCGGACTCACGACCTGCTGGCGATCGACAGCGTCTACTTCCACTTCCGGGACGAGACGGGACTTGAAAGACACGCTACCCTGGCCCGACGTCTGGGATACGACGCCAAGAGTTGTATCCATCCAGATCAGCTCGCGACCATCCACCGTGTCTTCTCGCCGACACCGGACGAGAGGCGGTGGGCTGAGCGGGTCGCCGAGGAGTGGGTCCGCCAGGACGGGGATCGAGCCGGTGTCGTCGTCGTGGACGGCGAGATGATCGAAGCACTTCATCTGGAACTCGCGCGGGAAATCCTGTCGCGAGCCGAGACGGGAGACGGCTCGGAATGA
- a CDS encoding TIGR00300 family protein yields the protein MSEKRTFSIEGHLLEAGLLTKLKEQVTRAGGVYEFIDFEVGKTPDQMSRGRLTVKIPEIDDLNELTDRLVGLGAVWQVTSDVELEEAPSDGVVPDTFYSTSNHVTEVRIDGGWTTVADQRMDAMIVLDGAVARCVKLRDIRKGDRVVVENHGIRVHPPASEREQSDFGFMNSDISSERRVEHIIDELVADIRSLKAEGKNVVLVSGPVVVHTGGVGALERLIAAGAFDAILAGNALAVHDIERALYGTSLGINTDNGEPVVEGHRNHMRAINAISRSGSIPAAVKDGTLTRGIMHQAVQCGVPFVLAGSLRDDGPLPDTVTDMNEAQGAYGKLLKGAGAVVILSTMLHGIATGNMIPSSVQTVCVDINPSVVTKLADRGSLQTAGIVTDVGLFVTMLADKYERAVAEGK from the coding sequence ATGAGCGAGAAGAGAACATTTTCAATCGAGGGCCATCTGCTCGAAGCCGGGCTCCTGACGAAACTGAAGGAGCAGGTCACCCGGGCCGGCGGGGTGTACGAGTTTATCGACTTCGAGGTGGGGAAGACTCCGGACCAGATGTCCCGAGGTCGTTTGACCGTAAAGATCCCTGAAATCGATGATCTGAACGAACTGACCGATCGGCTGGTCGGTCTAGGTGCGGTCTGGCAGGTCACGTCTGACGTGGAACTGGAAGAGGCACCCAGCGACGGGGTCGTGCCCGACACGTTCTATTCGACGTCAAATCATGTTACCGAGGTCAGAATCGACGGCGGATGGACCACCGTCGCGGATCAGCGGATGGACGCCATGATCGTGCTGGATGGGGCGGTCGCTCGATGCGTGAAGCTTCGGGATATCCGTAAGGGGGACCGAGTCGTCGTGGAGAACCACGGGATACGTGTCCATCCACCGGCTTCGGAGCGCGAGCAGTCCGACTTCGGGTTCATGAACAGCGACATCTCGTCCGAGAGACGGGTCGAGCACATCATCGATGAGTTGGTTGCCGATATACGTAGTCTGAAGGCAGAGGGCAAGAACGTCGTTCTGGTGAGTGGCCCGGTGGTCGTCCACACGGGCGGTGTCGGGGCGTTGGAGCGTCTGATCGCGGCGGGCGCTTTTGACGCCATCCTCGCCGGCAATGCCCTGGCCGTTCACGATATCGAACGCGCTCTGTACGGCACCTCACTCGGAATCAATACGGACAACGGTGAGCCCGTCGTCGAGGGGCATCGCAACCACATGCGCGCGATCAACGCAATAAGTCGCTCCGGATCGATCCCGGCGGCCGTCAAGGATGGAACGCTGACCCGCGGCATCATGCACCAAGCGGTTCAGTGCGGGGTTCCGTTCGTGTTGGCCGGAAGCCTACGAGACGACGGGCCGCTCCCGGACACCGTGACCGATATGAACGAGGCGCAGGGCGCCTACGGCAAGCTCCTGAAGGGCGCCGGTGCCGTTGTTATCCTGTCGACGATGCTTCACGGGATTGCGACGGGCAACATGATCCCGTCGTCGGTCCAGACGGTTTGTGTCGATATCAATCCATCCGTCGTGACGAAGTTGGCGGACCGGGGTTCGTTGCAGACGGCCGGTATCGTGACCGACGTCGGGCTATTCGTTACGATGCTCGCCGACAAGTATGAGCGAGCCGTCGCAGAGGGGAAATAG
- a CDS encoding adenosine kinase has protein sequence MSQKIDVLGIGNAIVDVLVEKPDAFLESHGLPKGGMTLIDADRAIEIYQELEDPRQCSGGSAANTLVGVASLGGAATYVGKVRNDSLGALFRSDIREAGVIFETAAAESGPPTARCVIVVTPDAQRTMQTFLGISAELSVTDLDPEAIAAAKITYLEGYLWDPPAAKEAFLEAARIAHEAGRTVALTLSDPFCVERHRDEFHRLIEGPIDLLFANEDELLALYRTSDLDEAIRGLTQHDVVGAVTRGPKGSILLAGGDVHPVDAAPVGKVVDTTGAGDLYAAGVLFGHAQGLDWPQSGRLGSMAAGEIISHFGARPLESLAERARSIL, from the coding sequence GTGAGTCAGAAAATTGACGTTCTTGGGATCGGCAACGCTATCGTGGATGTCCTGGTGGAGAAGCCCGACGCGTTTCTCGAGAGCCATGGCTTGCCCAAGGGCGGGATGACGCTGATCGATGCCGATCGCGCGATCGAGATCTATCAGGAGTTGGAGGACCCACGGCAATGCTCCGGTGGGTCGGCCGCCAACACGCTGGTCGGTGTGGCCTCACTCGGAGGGGCCGCCACGTACGTGGGAAAGGTTCGCAACGATTCTCTCGGGGCGCTGTTCCGAAGCGATATCCGCGAGGCGGGTGTGATCTTCGAGACCGCCGCGGCGGAAAGTGGGCCGCCGACCGCCCGCTGCGTCATCGTCGTCACCCCGGATGCCCAGCGTACGATGCAGACGTTTCTCGGGATCAGTGCAGAGCTGTCGGTGACCGATCTCGACCCGGAGGCGATCGCCGCCGCGAAGATCACCTACCTCGAGGGCTATCTCTGGGATCCGCCGGCCGCCAAGGAGGCGTTTCTCGAGGCGGCCCGGATCGCCCACGAAGCAGGCCGGACCGTCGCCCTCACGCTTTCGGATCCGTTCTGCGTCGAGCGGCATCGTGACGAGTTTCATCGGCTGATCGAGGGGCCGATCGATCTGTTGTTCGCCAACGAGGACGAGCTGCTCGCCCTCTACCGGACATCCGATCTCGATGAGGCGATTCGAGGCCTGACCCAGCATGACGTGGTGGGGGCGGTGACTCGTGGTCCCAAAGGATCGATCCTTCTTGCCGGAGGAGACGTTCACCCCGTGGATGCGGCCCCCGTCGGGAAGGTCGTGGACACCACGGGAGCCGGGGATCTTTACGCGGCCGGGGTGCTCTTCGGCCACGCCCAGGGCCTGGACTGGCCACAATCCGGTCGGCTGGGAAGCATGGCCGCCGGAGAGATCATCAGTCATTTTGGGGCTCGGCCGCTGGAATCCCTGGCCGAGCGAGCCCGATCGATCCTGTAG
- a CDS encoding DUF1684 domain-containing protein gives MVSFKVGTTTALLALALTIVGAPVVAQQSLYQETVESYRQAREKRLQTDYGWLSVIDLYWLPAGKTVVGAGDKADLKLPAEVAPAVVGAIELALGKVTLDVASGVELTRRDAPISGIEEWVPGAEGQIRIGRIQLTLLQRGDRFGVRVKDPARVTQSGFAGLEAYPVDLRWKIPARLTRYAEPKSVVIDTVIETPAEMLSLGTVDFIADGQAVHLEALVNSASDSEIFIIFKDSTNGTTTYGAGRYLYARIHPGDRVDLDFNRAYNPPCAFTSFATCPLPPQQNRLTVPVPAGEQYGAPR, from the coding sequence ATGGTCTCTTTTAAAGTTGGAACGACGACGGCTCTCCTGGCCCTGGCCCTGACGATCGTCGGAGCCCCGGTCGTGGCCCAGCAGTCGCTTTACCAGGAGACCGTCGAGTCGTATCGACAGGCCCGCGAGAAGCGACTCCAGACCGACTATGGCTGGCTCTCGGTCATCGATCTCTACTGGCTCCCTGCGGGCAAGACCGTGGTCGGCGCAGGGGATAAGGCCGATCTGAAACTACCCGCGGAGGTCGCACCGGCAGTCGTGGGCGCGATCGAACTGGCTCTGGGGAAGGTGACTCTGGACGTCGCGTCCGGTGTCGAGCTGACTCGCCGTGATGCGCCGATCAGCGGAATCGAAGAGTGGGTTCCGGGTGCGGAGGGACAGATCCGAATCGGTCGGATCCAGCTGACCCTACTCCAGAGGGGAGATCGGTTCGGCGTGCGGGTCAAGGATCCGGCTCGTGTCACCCAGAGCGGTTTCGCCGGGCTCGAGGCTTATCCGGTCGATCTCCGCTGGAAGATTCCGGCCAGACTGACCCGCTATGCCGAGCCGAAGAGCGTCGTGATCGATACGGTCATCGAGACTCCCGCCGAGATGCTCTCGCTCGGCACCGTGGATTTCATCGCCGACGGGCAGGCGGTCCATCTCGAGGCGCTGGTCAACAGCGCGTCGGATTCGGAGATCTTCATCATCTTCAAGGACTCGACCAACGGGACGACCACTTATGGGGCCGGCCGTTATCTCTACGCTCGGATCCATCCGGGGGATCGTGTCGATCTGGATTTCAACCGTGCCTACAACCCACCCTGCGCTTTTACCAGCTTCGCCACCTGCCCACTGCCGCCGCAGCAAAACCGATTGACGGTTCCGGTCCCCGCCGGAGAACAATACGGCGCCCCACGGTAG
- a CDS encoding MopE-related protein, whose amino-acid sequence MWAATIYVDAQSTAAFPDGTLGFPYRTIQQGIIAASVGDLVSVAAGTYNETILMSDGVSVSGESATNTIIDGTGLQNSVVTFNGTRQNPRLTDFTIRGGSGDRIGELGNVGIFAGGGILISNSSPSIIDCIIEDNLLNVDIGFGGGIYILNESPETPLIRNSTIRNNVAKSIEAPLDGRGGGIYIVSKFSSVLILENLIEGNISYAGGGIFSQNNAAASATISRNEIRSNQANQGAAIFSRDFSTSTTTMANNLIVNNRGFPGVKDCDDAVGLSSPGLEEICNDGIDNDCNPNTFDIVDGDGDGFMCDLDCDDTDAAIYPGAPENCEDQIDNDCDGNVDNFDPGNFFPVTEGTVTKYRDNVTNPILLLTWVETAFDDSGWDDGTFGVGFDTDMDAANLISTSVTDTSASVYTRTRFQVETAAAVTAAHLAADYDDGYVVWLNGVEIFRSPEMPAGDPVWNADPAPHESSNGTEPDFGTFNDVSTAALPELVDGENVLAIGVYTELPGTSPDLVLVPEFRLVIGSEDADCLCADVDEDDYACADCNDADPLINPGRVEICGDTIDNDCDVASPDIVDGDLDGFTCVNDCDDTNLTTNPGAPEIPCDGLDNDCNSSTSDIQDADNDFFDCSEDCNDNSPAINPSVVEFCFDGLDNNCDGFIDSQDLECNCDSPVDLDADTYRCQDCNDQVASINPGANEVCNDGIDNDCSALTVDIFDQDGDGDLCDVDCEDTNPAVNLAAFEICNDGIDNNCNSDTDLADAQCSGCPDSDGDGYAGGTCAVDCNDGVTSINPGMEEVCNDGIDNDCDPGTPDLLDADGDGADCIADCDDNDPTNVPGTNENCTDLKDNDCDGLIDFNNPDFRIVQINSSMRYLANNSDPGIALAWVGEFFDDNPWSNGSYGVGYQVGPPGTGADDLISTFVPEGTSSVYARSKFNIPDIAAVNSVSIGADYDDGYVMWINGVEVYRSPGIPAGPPLWDTDPLPHESSNAQLPDYGVLIDVTGTALAAMHSGINVIAVGVYNAVPTGGGQFSTDLVVVPLVTLDFGDDDPDCLCEDLDGDGWAGGACAVDCNDLDPLINPGVQEIGCDGIDNDCDAGTDDLLDADMDGFNCAGDCADNDPTIFPGAVEVPCDFQDNDCSGLTPDVEDNDGDTFNCFFDCNDDDFNVNPNQTEIGCDGIDNDCSTLTADIRDDDRDGFLCSVDCDDDNPLINPTAPEKCDDTIDNDCDGDTDGSDDECFDCVDTDDTDGDGYVCLDCNDDVAAINPAAQEVCDDAIDNDCNPLTLDIDDLDGDGVDCLTDCDDFDAFVYPGFPEICDDSIDNDCDAMTADIFDFDMDGVNCDLDCDDGNAAIAPGLTELCGDAIDNDCDPVTLDVFDFDVDTFICTIDCDDDAAAVNPDAVEVCNDGIDNDCDPLTLDLADDDGDGFDCSVDCEEDNDAVNPSVAEKCDDGIDNDCDGDTDNADSDCSCADSDGDGYDGGACGIDCNDSVASINPGAPEICNDAIDNDCNPATVDFGDVDGDGFFCDVDCDDADPDVNTNQQEVCDDGKDNDCNPGTVDLFDVDMDGFTCDVDCNDGDMTINTGAVEIGCDGVDNDCDPMTPDIADSDGDSYFCADAALFGAGIAASTFESGTTFVINNTIIGNVLDVGVGGGVFLDDLLASDPGVFANNIVIENSALLGGGLDHSAFFGELNNNNIFNNVGGDFYNGSGSTASMSGNSSVDPQMQNPASGNYRLRQESPLVDAADQAVSPINDLDRFTRPYDGDGDMLAIADVGAFEYPSGEVFNLRFTDSQTLVWDLYPAGAHYNIYRSGINKLRNSGQYTQRPVLVYADQFCDVEDTALPFSATYVPAQGVPVFYLVTLTSPAFEGSLGQDWVGQLRPNFQPCP is encoded by the coding sequence ATGTGGGCGGCGACGATCTACGTCGACGCCCAGAGCACGGCCGCGTTCCCGGATGGGACGTTGGGTTTTCCCTATCGAACGATCCAGCAGGGCATTATTGCGGCATCAGTGGGCGACCTCGTCAGCGTGGCCGCCGGTACCTATAACGAGACCATCCTGATGTCGGATGGGGTCAGTGTCAGTGGCGAGTCCGCCACCAATACGATCATCGACGGCACCGGTCTGCAGAACTCGGTCGTCACATTTAATGGAACTCGACAGAACCCTCGACTGACCGATTTCACGATCCGGGGCGGCAGCGGCGATCGGATCGGTGAACTGGGGAACGTGGGTATATTTGCCGGTGGTGGCATCCTGATCAGCAACTCCTCGCCGTCGATCATCGACTGCATCATCGAGGACAACCTTCTCAATGTCGACATCGGCTTCGGTGGTGGCATCTACATCCTGAACGAGAGTCCCGAGACACCTCTTATTCGCAACAGCACGATTCGGAACAACGTCGCCAAGTCCATCGAGGCACCTCTTGACGGCCGGGGTGGCGGGATCTACATCGTCTCCAAGTTTTCCAGCGTCTTGATTCTCGAGAACCTGATCGAGGGCAATATCTCCTACGCTGGCGGCGGGATCTTCTCGCAGAACAATGCAGCCGCGTCGGCGACGATCTCAAGAAACGAAATTCGGAGTAATCAGGCCAATCAGGGCGCTGCGATATTCTCTCGCGATTTTTCCACTTCGACGACGACGATGGCCAACAACCTGATCGTCAACAATCGCGGCTTTCCCGGCGTCAAGGACTGTGATGACGCGGTAGGACTTTCGAGCCCGGGGCTCGAGGAGATCTGTAACGACGGCATTGACAACGATTGCAACCCGAATACCTTCGATATCGTCGATGGCGACGGGGACGGGTTCATGTGCGATCTCGACTGCGACGACACCGATGCCGCTATCTATCCCGGCGCCCCGGAGAATTGCGAAGATCAGATCGACAACGACTGTGACGGTAACGTCGACAACTTCGATCCCGGAAACTTCTTCCCGGTCACCGAGGGCACGGTTACCAAGTATCGGGACAATGTTACCAATCCCATCCTCCTACTGACATGGGTCGAGACCGCGTTTGACGACAGTGGCTGGGACGACGGGACGTTCGGTGTTGGATTCGATACCGACATGGATGCCGCCAATCTCATATCGACGTCGGTCACTGACACGTCGGCTTCGGTCTACACACGAACCCGATTTCAGGTGGAGACTGCGGCGGCTGTGACTGCCGCCCACCTCGCGGCCGACTACGACGATGGCTACGTCGTCTGGTTGAACGGTGTCGAGATCTTCCGTTCGCCGGAGATGCCCGCTGGGGATCCTGTGTGGAATGCCGACCCGGCTCCTCACGAATCCAGTAACGGAACCGAACCGGACTTCGGAACGTTCAACGACGTCAGCACTGCCGCTCTCCCGGAACTAGTCGATGGAGAGAACGTCCTTGCGATCGGGGTGTATACGGAATTGCCCGGCACGTCGCCGGACCTTGTCCTGGTTCCGGAATTTCGATTGGTGATTGGTAGCGAAGATGCCGATTGTCTGTGTGCGGACGTGGACGAGGATGACTACGCCTGCGCGGACTGCAATGACGCCGACCCCCTGATCAATCCTGGTCGTGTGGAGATCTGCGGGGACACCATCGACAACGATTGCGACGTCGCCAGCCCGGATATTGTCGATGGGGATCTCGATGGGTTCACATGCGTCAACGATTGTGATGATACGAACCTGACTACCAACCCCGGTGCCCCCGAAATCCCGTGTGACGGTCTGGACAACGATTGCAATAGTTCGACGTCGGATATCCAGGACGCCGACAACGATTTCTTCGATTGCAGCGAGGATTGCAACGATAATTCGCCGGCGATCAACCCGTCGGTCGTCGAGTTCTGCTTTGACGGTCTTGACAACAATTGCGACGGATTCATCGATTCCCAGGACCTGGAATGCAATTGCGACAGTCCGGTCGATCTGGACGCCGACACCTATCGTTGCCAAGACTGCAACGATCAAGTCGCCTCGATCAACCCCGGTGCCAACGAGGTGTGTAACGACGGAATCGATAACGACTGCTCCGCGCTCACTGTGGACATATTTGACCAGGACGGTGACGGTGATCTTTGCGACGTCGACTGTGAGGACACGAATCCTGCGGTGAACCTCGCGGCGTTCGAGATCTGCAATGACGGCATCGACAACAACTGTAACTCCGACACGGACCTCGCCGATGCGCAGTGTTCCGGATGCCCGGATAGTGACGGCGACGGCTATGCCGGTGGCACCTGTGCCGTTGACTGTAATGACGGCGTCACGAGTATCAATCCGGGCATGGAAGAAGTCTGCAATGACGGGATCGACAACGATTGCGACCCCGGTACGCCAGATCTGCTCGATGCGGACGGCGATGGCGCCGACTGTATCGCGGATTGTGATGACAATGACCCGACGAACGTTCCGGGAACGAACGAGAATTGCACGGACCTCAAGGACAACGATTGCGACGGTCTGATCGACTTCAATAACCCGGACTTTCGTATCGTCCAGATCAACTCATCGATGCGCTATCTCGCGAACAACTCAGACCCTGGGATAGCGCTGGCCTGGGTGGGCGAGTTCTTTGATGACAACCCGTGGTCCAATGGATCCTACGGCGTCGGTTATCAGGTCGGGCCGCCCGGGACGGGAGCCGACGATCTGATCTCGACGTTCGTACCCGAGGGAACCAGTTCGGTGTATGCGCGGTCCAAGTTCAATATTCCTGACATCGCGGCCGTTAATTCGGTGTCGATCGGCGCCGACTATGACGATGGTTACGTCATGTGGATCAACGGTGTCGAAGTCTATCGGTCGCCGGGGATCCCCGCTGGACCGCCGCTGTGGGATACCGATCCGTTGCCACACGAGTCCAGCAACGCTCAGCTGCCGGACTACGGTGTCTTGATCGATGTGACCGGAACCGCACTTGCGGCGATGCATTCCGGTATCAACGTCATCGCGGTGGGTGTGTACAACGCCGTCCCGACCGGCGGCGGACAGTTCTCGACAGACCTTGTCGTGGTGCCACTGGTGACCCTGGACTTTGGCGACGATGACCCGGACTGTCTCTGCGAGGACCTCGACGGAGATGGCTGGGCCGGCGGCGCGTGCGCTGTGGATTGTAACGACCTGGACCCGCTGATCAATCCCGGAGTTCAGGAGATCGGCTGTGATGGAATCGATAACGATTGCGATGCCGGCACCGACGACCTTTTGGATGCCGACATGGATGGATTCAATTGCGCCGGGGACTGCGCAGACAACGACCCCACCATCTTCCCGGGGGCTGTCGAGGTGCCCTGTGATTTCCAGGATAATGACTGCAGTGGCCTCACTCCCGATGTCGAAGATAACGACGGCGATACGTTTAACTGTTTCTTCGACTGTAATGACGACGACTTCAATGTCAATCCCAACCAGACCGAAATCGGTTGCGACGGGATCGACAATGATTGCAGCACCCTGACCGCAGATATCCGCGATGACGATCGCGACGGGTTCCTGTGCAGCGTGGATTGTGACGACGACAACCCATTGATCAATCCCACGGCGCCGGAGAAATGCGACGACACGATCGATAACGACTGCGATGGTGATACCGACGGCTCCGATGACGAATGCTTTGACTGCGTCGACACGGATGACACGGATGGCGACGGGTATGTCTGCCTCGATTGCAACGATGACGTCGCGGCGATCAACCCGGCCGCGCAAGAAGTGTGCGACGATGCGATCGACAACGATTGCAATCCGTTGACACTGGACATCGACGACCTGGACGGTGATGGTGTCGATTGCCTGACGGATTGCGATGATTTTGATGCGTTCGTCTATCCGGGATTCCCAGAAATCTGCGACGACTCCATCGATAACGACTGCGATGCGATGACGGCCGATATCTTCGACTTCGATATGGACGGCGTCAACTGCGATTTGGATTGCGATGACGGCAACGCCGCCATTGCGCCGGGACTAACGGAGTTGTGCGGGGACGCGATAGATAACGATTGCGATCCGGTGACGCTGGACGTATTCGATTTCGACGTAGACACGTTCATTTGTACGATCGACTGCGATGACGATGCCGCTGCCGTGAATCCGGATGCGGTCGAGGTTTGCAACGATGGTATCGACAATGACTGCGATCCCCTGACCCTCGATCTGGCGGACGATGACGGGGACGGATTCGATTGTTCCGTCGATTGTGAAGAAGATAACGACGCGGTCAATCCTTCCGTCGCGGAGAAATGTGACGACGGTATCGACAACGATTGCGACGGGGATACGGATAACGCCGACTCCGATTGCAGTTGCGCCGATTCCGATGGCGACGGGTACGATGGCGGTGCGTGCGGGATCGATTGCAACGACAGTGTCGCCTCGATCAATCCCGGAGCGCCGGAGATCTGCAACGACGCGATCGATAACGATTGCAATCCGGCTACCGTCGATTTCGGCGATGTCGACGGCGATGGGTTCTTCTGCGACGTCGACTGTGACGATGCAGACCCCGACGTCAATACGAATCAGCAAGAGGTCTGCGACGACGGCAAGGATAACGATTGCAACCCGGGTACGGTCGATCTGTTCGACGTCGATATGGACGGCTTTACCTGTGATGTCGATTGTAACGACGGGGACATGACGATCAACACGGGCGCCGTCGAGATCGGTTGCGACGGGGTGGACAATGACTGTGACCCGATGACGCCCGACATTGCCGACAGCGACGGTGATTCGTATTTTTGCGCAGACGCAGCGTTGTTCGGTGCGGGCATCGCGGCGTCCACGTTTGAATCAGGGACCACGTTCGTGATCAACAATACGATCATCGGCAACGTTCTGGATGTCGGTGTCGGGGGCGGCGTGTTTCTTGACGACCTGTTGGCGTCAGATCCGGGCGTCTTCGCCAACAACATCGTGATCGAGAATTCGGCGCTGTTGGGCGGGGGTCTTGACCATAGCGCGTTCTTCGGAGAACTCAACAACAACAACATCTTCAACAACGTTGGGGGTGACTTCTACAACGGCTCGGGAAGTACGGCCTCGATGAGTGGCAACTCCAGTGTCGATCCGCAGATGCAGAATCCGGCGTCCGGAAACTACCGCCTGCGTCAAGAGTCGCCGTTGGTCGACGCTGCCGATCAGGCCGTCTCGCCGATCAATGACCTCGATCGATTCACCCGCCCGTACGACGGAGACGGCGATATGCTGGCCATCGCCGACGTCGGAGCGTTCGAGTATCCAAGTGGCGAAGTGTTCAATCTGAGGTTCACGGATTCTCAGACGCTGGTCTGGGATCTCTATCCGGCCGGAGCGCACTACAACATCTACCGCAGCGGAATCAACAAACTCCGGAACTCCGGCCAGTACACTCAGAGACCGGTACTGGTCTACGCAGACCAATTCTGTGACGTCGAGGACACTGCCTTGCCGTTCAGCGCGACTTACGTCCCGGCGCAGGGAGTGCCGGTCTTCTACCTGGTGACCCTGACATCGCCGGCATTTGAGGGTAGTCTAGGTCAGGACTGGGTCGGGCAATTACGTCCCAACTTCCAGCCTTGCCCCTGA